In the Pontibacillus yanchengensis genome, one interval contains:
- a CDS encoding EAL and HDOD domain-containing protein, with product MEVYVARQPILNTNQEVMAYELLYRGGKEQNSYSFTDGDFATSEVVTNSFYNMGVERISEGKSCFVNFTANLLKSQFPFCFPPETLVIEILENIEITDELVVSCKALKEKGYRIALDDYVLYEDNPYTYELLKYTDIVKIDVLQHSRQQEVYLFDQLKHFNLTWLAEKVETYEQFQTCKALGYELFQGYFFSKPHIVTAHDVPMYPFQHYQLIEELSKQEPEVHKIAEKIEMDVSLSYKFLRLINTVAYRRLEPVKSIQQAIVLLGFTEIKKWAYVIAMKDIKSSNADVSSEVMKISLTRAKFSENVALEMGEKKEASSYFLTGMLSLIDAVMQQPIATVVNDLPLHDDIKGALLGERNAYRLVLDLCHLIENAQWEEIERTAINLGLSMEKLFDHYHSSMLWCQTMMATYDKQRTTD from the coding sequence ATGGAAGTTTATGTAGCGAGACAACCTATTCTAAATACGAACCAAGAGGTAATGGCATACGAGCTTTTATACCGTGGAGGAAAAGAACAAAATTCTTACTCCTTTACTGATGGGGATTTTGCTACATCTGAAGTCGTTACGAATAGTTTCTATAATATGGGGGTAGAGCGAATATCAGAAGGAAAGAGTTGTTTTGTCAACTTCACGGCTAATTTATTAAAGAGTCAATTCCCGTTTTGTTTTCCACCAGAAACATTGGTTATTGAAATACTTGAAAATATAGAGATTACAGATGAACTTGTAGTGTCATGTAAGGCACTAAAAGAAAAAGGATATCGCATTGCGCTAGATGATTATGTTCTTTATGAAGATAATCCTTATACATATGAACTATTAAAATACACAGATATTGTGAAGATTGATGTTCTTCAACATTCACGGCAGCAAGAAGTGTACCTTTTCGATCAACTAAAGCACTTTAACTTAACTTGGTTAGCGGAAAAAGTTGAAACATATGAGCAGTTTCAAACATGTAAAGCATTAGGCTATGAGCTATTCCAAGGATATTTTTTCAGCAAACCTCATATTGTTACCGCACACGATGTACCGATGTATCCGTTTCAGCATTATCAATTAATTGAAGAACTTTCCAAGCAAGAGCCTGAAGTACATAAAATTGCCGAAAAAATTGAAATGGATGTCTCGTTATCATATAAATTTTTACGTTTAATTAATACCGTGGCTTATCGAAGACTAGAACCAGTTAAGTCTATCCAGCAGGCTATTGTGTTATTAGGTTTTACGGAAATTAAGAAGTGGGCGTATGTGATTGCAATGAAGGATATAAAGTCATCGAACGCTGATGTATCCTCAGAAGTCATGAAAATCAGTTTAACGCGAGCGAAATTTAGTGAGAATGTGGCGTTGGAGATGGGGGAGAAGAAAGAGGCTTCTAGCTATTTCTTAACAGGGATGCTATCTCTAATTGACGCTGTCATGCAACAACCTATTGCGACGGTCGTAAACGATTTACCTCTTCATGATGATATTAAAGGAGCCTTATTAGGAGAGCGTAATGCATATAGACTTGTGCTGGACTTATGTCACCTTATTGAGAATGCTCAATGGGAGGAAATTGAACGTACTGCTATAAACCTAGGTTTATCCATGGAGAAGCTTTTTGATCACTATCATTCTAGTATGTTGTGGTGCCAGACAATGATGGCCACCTATGATAAGCAGAGAACGACTGACTAA